The following is a genomic window from Actinomadura rubteroloni.
GCGCCAGCCCCTCGACCACGGCGGTCTTCCCGACGCCGGGCTCGCCGATGAGCACCGGGTTGTTCTTCGTCCGCCGCGACAGCACCTGGACGACCCGGCGGATCTCCGAGTCCCGTCCGATGACCGGGTCCAGGCCGCCCTCGCGGGCCTGCGCCGTCAGGTCGACGCCGTACTTCTCCAGTGACTGATAGGTGTCCTCGGGGTTCTCACTCGTCACCCGCTGGTGACCGCGCACCTTGCCGAACGCCTCCAGCAGCGCCTGCGGCGTCGCCCCGGCGTCCTTCAGCAGGTCCGCGACGGGCCCGCCGTCGGCGGCGAGCCCGACCAGCAGGTGCTCGGTCGAGACGTACTCGTCCTGCAACTCCTCCGCGCGGTGCTGCGCGGTGGCCAGCACCCGCTGGAGCTGGCCCGAGACGCGCGGCTCGGGCACCGTCGACCCGCTGGCCTTCGGCTGCCGCGCCAGCAGTTCCTCGGCCCGCCGCCGCACGGCCGCCGGGTCCGCCCCGACCGCCTCCAGCAGCGGGACGGTCGTCCCCTCCGGCTGGACCAGCAGCCCCGCCAGCAGATGCGCGGGCAGGATCTCGGGGTGCCCCTCGGCGGCCGCGCGCCGGATCGCCACCGACATCGCCTCACGGCTCTTCAACGTCAGCTTGTTGTCCATGTCCCTTCCCCGTCCTACTCGCGCCCGCGCTCATGCCACAGGACGACCCGCGTCCGGTGGATCGGCACCAGATCGCCGCCGCCCGACGACGTCCCGGCCCCGCCCTGCCGCGCCTGCTGCGCCAGCCGCGCCGCCACCGCCCGCGTCGACTCCAGCTCGCCCGCGAGCTGGTTCAGCGACGCGTGCGCCCGCTCCAGCTCGTCCCGGAGCCGGACGTTCTCCCGCTGCAATTCGAGGATGTGCTTGATCCCGGCGAGGTTGATGCCCTCCTCCTGGGACAGCCGCTGGATCTCGCGCAACATCACGATGTCGCGCATCGAGTACCGGCGGCCCCGCCCGGTCGTCCGGCCGGGCGAGACCAGGCCCATCCGGTCGTAGGTGCGGAGCGTCTGCGGATGCAGCCCGGACAGCTCCGCCGCCACGGAGATCACGTAGACCGGCGTGTCGTCTCCGAACGGGTCCCTGGTCACCGCGTCACCTCACTCCTTGGCCCGCGCGGCCAGCTCGCCGCGCAGCTCCTCGCCCTCGCCCGCCGCGCGCAGCCGCTCCAGCGCCTCGCGCGTCGTCTCGTCCACCTTCTGCGGCACGTGGACGTCCACCGTGACCAGCAGATCGCCCTTGGTGCCGTCGCGGCGGGGGGCGCCGCGCCCCTTCACCCGGAGCGTCCGGCCGTTCGGCGTGCCCTCCGGCAGCCGCAGCGTCACCGGCTGCCCCTGGAACGTCGGGACGCGGATCTCCGCGCCGAGCGCCGCCTCCGGGTACGTCACCGGGACGGTCAGCGTCAGGTTGTCGCCCGCGCGGCCGAACACCGCGTGCGGCGCCACCTTCACGTTCACGTACAGATCGCCCGCCGGGCCGCCGTTCTCGCCCGGGGCGCCCTTGCCCTTCAACCGGATCCGCTGGCCGTCGGCGACGCCCGCCGGGATCCGCGCCTGGATCGTCCGCGTGCCGGTCGCCCGGCCGCTGCCGTGGCAGGTGACGCACGGGTCGTCCACGACGAGCCCGCGCCCGTGGCACAGGTGGCACGGCTCCTGCACGCCGAAGCTGCCGAGGTTGCGGGTCTCCTGCCCGGTGCCCTCGCAGTTCGGGCACACGCGCGGGACGGTCCCCGCCTTGGCGCCCGTGCCCCGGCACGTCGGGCACGCCTTCTCGCTCGTCAGCTTGATCGGGACGGTCACGCCGTTGATCGCCCGGTCGAACGTCAGCGCAACGTCGGTCTCCACGTCCGCGCCGCGCCGCGCCCGGCGGGCGCCCGCCCGCGTGCCGCCGCCGCCCCGGTTGAACAGCCCGCCGAACAGGTCGCCGAACCGGTCCCCGGCGCCCGCGCCGCCGGCCCCGCCGCCGCCCTGCTGGCCGAAGAGGTCCCCGAAGTCGAACCCGAAGCCGCCCTGCTGGCCGCCGCGCGGCATCGCGCGCACCGCGTCGTACTCCTTACGGCGCTTCTCGTCCGACAGGACGTCGTAGGCCTCGGAGACCTCCTTGAAGCGCTCCTCGGCGTCGGCGTCACCGCGGTTGGCGTCCGGGTGGAACTGCCGGGCCAGCTTGCGGTACGACTTCTTGATCTCTTCCTGGGAGGCCGTCTTCGCGACACCGAGGACCTTGTAGTAGTCCTTCTCCAAATAGTCCCTGGTGCTCACGCCGCCCCGCTCTCTGCTCTCGCCACTGCACGCCCGCCGGGCCGGACGGTCCCGTCGCCGGGACCGTCCGGAGCCGGATCACTCGTCGTCGTCCTCGGAGGCCGCCCCGGCGGGCTCGGCCTCCGGCTCGACGACCGCGACCCGCGCGGGGCGCAGGATCCGGTCGCCGATGCGGTATCCGGGTTCGAGGACGGTCTGCACGCTCGTCTCGGTCGCGTCCGCCGAGTACGAGTGCAGCAGCGCCTCGTGGACGTTCGGGTCGAACGGCTCGCCGACCTCCCCGAACTTCTCCAGGCCGAGCTTGGCGACCGTGGCCTCCAGGCCCTCGCCCACCGACTTGAACCCGCCGGTCAGCTCGTTGTGCTGCCGGGCGCGGCCCACGTCGTCCAGGATCGGGAGCAGCTCGGCGAGGACGTTCCCCACCGCGACCTGGCGGAGCGCGGTCTTGTCGCGCTCGACCCGCTTGCGGTAGTTCGCGTACTCCGCCTGGAGCCGCTGGAGGTCGGCGGTCCGCTCGTCGAGCTGGGCCTTCAGCTCGGCGGCCTCGGTGTTCTCCGGCTCCTTCTCCGCCGGCTCCGGAGCCGGGGCGGCCGCGCGGACCTTGCCGGTCTCGGGGTCGATGCGCCGCCGGTCGCGGATCACCGGGCCGTCGTGCTCCTCACCCGTGTCGGGAGCGGTCACGACGCACCGCCCTTGGGCTTGTCGTCGTCCACGATCTCGGCGTCGACGACCTCGTCGTCCTGCGCCTCGGCCGTCGGGCCCTCGTCCGCCGCCGCAGCGCCCTCGGGGTTCTGCGCGTACAGCGCCGCGCCCATCTTCTGGCTGACCTGGCCGAGCTTGTCGGTCGCGGCCTTGATGGCGTCGACGTCGGTGCCGTCCAGGGCCTGGCGGACCTCGGCGACCGCGGCCTCGACCTCGGTCTTGAGGTCGCCCGCGACCTTGTCCTCGTTGTCCTTGAGGAACTTCTCCGTCGAGTAGGCGAGGGTGTCGGCCTGGTTGCGGGCCTCGGCCTCCTCCTTGCGGCGGCGGTCCTCCTCGGCGTACTGCTCGGCCTCGCGGACCATCTTGTCGATGTCGTCCTTCGGCAGCGCCGAGCCGCCGGTGATCGTCATCGACTGCTCCCGGCCGGTGCCCTGGTCCTTCGCGCTGACGTTCACGATGCCGTTGGCGTCGATGTCGAAGGTGACCTCGATCTGCGGGACGCCGCGCGGCGCCGGCGGCAGGCCGGTGAGCTGGAACGTGCCGAGCTTCTTGTTCTGCGCCGCCATCGGACGCTCGCCCTGGTAGACCTGGATCTCCACGGACGGCTGGTTGTCGTCGGCGGTGCTGAACACCTCCGACCGCTTGGTCGGGATCGTGGTGTTCCGCTCGATGATCTTGGTGAAGACGCCGCCCTTGGTCTCGATGCCGAGGCTGAGCGGGGTGACGTCCAGGAGCAGGACGTCCTTCACCTCGCCCTTCAGGACGCCCGCCTGGAGCGCCGCGCCGATGGCGACGACCTCGTCGGGGTTGACGCCCTTGTTGGGCTCCTTGCCGGTCAGCTCCTTCACCAGCTCGGACACGGCGGGCATACGGGTCGAACCGCCGACCAGGACGACCTGGTCGATCTGCGACATCGTGACGCCGCCGTCCTTGAGGACCTGGTTCAGCGGAGCCTTCGTCCGCTCCAGCAGGTCCGCGGTGAGGCGCTGGAACTCGGCGCGCGTCAGCTTCTCGTCCAGGTGCAGCGGGCCCTCGGCGGACGCCGTGATGTAGGGCAGGTTGACCTGGGTCTCCGAGGAGCTGGACAGCTCGATCTTCGCCCGCTCGGCCGCGTCGCGCAGCCGCTGGAGCGCCATCTTGTCCTTGGCGAGGTCGACGCCGGTCTCTTTCTTGAACCGGCCCGCGAGCCACTCGACGACCTTGTCGTCCCAGTCGTCGCCGCCGAGGTGGTTGTCGCCGCTGGTGGCCTTCACCTCGACCACGCCGTCGCCGACCTCCAGCAGGGACACGTCGAACGTGCCGCCGCCGAGGTCGAAGACGAGGATCGTCGCCTCGTTCTCCTTCTCCAGGTGGTACGCCAGCGCCGCCGAGGTCGGCTCGTTGATGATGCGCAGGACGTTCAGCCCCGCGATCGTCCCGGCCTCCTTGGTGGCCTGGCGCTGGTGGTCGGAGAAGTACGCGGGCACCGTGATGACCGCGTCGGTCACCGGCTCGCCCAGGTAGGACTCGGCGTCGCGCTTGAGCTTCTGCAGCACGAACGCGCTGATCTGCTGCGGCGTGAAGTCCTTGCCGTCGATGGACTGCTTCCAGTCCGTGCCGATCTCGCGCTTGACCGACCGGATGGTCCGGTCCACGTTCGTCACCGCCTGGCGCTTGGCCGGGGCGCCGACGATGGCCTCGCCCTCCTTCTTGCCGAAGGCGACGACGGACGGGGTCGTCCGGTCGCCCTCGGAGTTGGCGATGACGGTGGGCTCGCCGCCCTCCAGGACCGCGACGACCGAGTTGGTCGTCCCGAGGTCGATGCCGACCGCACGTGCCATGTCTTCGTCCTCCGTGTCACTGAGTCGCGGGCCTTGCCGCCCCGCTCGCGTCCCCCGCGCTGCGGCGGCCCGCCTTCGTCTGCTGCTGTCCAGAATGCCGCGCCGGGCGCTCTGCTGTCAAATGAGTTGAGCCTGAGCGACTCAACTTTGCTGACGTCTTCATTAACAGGACGCTTGAGCCGTCTATTCCGGTTCCCCTCTGCCCGAACTTCCGCCCTCCGAACGAGCGCCCCTCCGCCTCCCGGACGACCCGGACATGACGAAGCACGCCGACCCGTGGATCGGCGTGCTTCGGGAGAACGGTCAGGCCAGGTCGGACGGGGTGGTGCCGGGGTCGGTGAGGGGCAGGTTCAGGGCGGCGCGTTCGGTCAGCCAGCGGCTCGGGCGGTAGCGCGGGTCGCCGGTGCGGGTCAGCAGGCCGGTGAGGACGGCGTGGATCCGCGCCGCGCCCTCCGTGTCGCCCCACTCCAGGGGGCCGCGCGGGTAGCCGAGTCCGAGGCGGACGGCAGCGTCGATGTCGGCCGGGGTCGCCAGGCGCTGGCCGGCGATCTCGGCCGCCACGTTGACGATGGACGCGAGCAGCCTTGCCGCTATGGGGGCGGGGGCGTCGCGGACGACGGTGACGGGCCGTCCGGTCGCGGCCAGTGCCGCCCAGGCCGCGCGGCCCGCCGCCGGGTCCACGCCGGGGTGGACGGCCAGGGTGAGCCGGGTGAAGAAGCCGCCGAACGGGTCCACGCCCAGGGTGCGTTCGGCGGGAAGGTCGGCTTCCAGCGCGACGTCCAGCGCGGCGCGGTCCTCGGGGGCGACGAGCACGACGGCCTCGGCGGACGGCGTTTCGCCTGTCTCGACGGTGACGTTCGCCGTGCCGAGCAGGGCTGCGAGCTTTTCGCGCGTTCCGGGCGTCGTGTCGTGGATCCAGACCGGGCGCGGCGCGGCGTCCGGGGTGGTTTCGGGCGGTTCTTCCTTCGTGCCGCCCGGGTAGCGGTAGAAGCCTTCGCCGGTCTTGCGTCCGAGCAGGCCCGCTTCGTAGCGCTGCCGTGTGATCCGGGACGGACGCAGCCTCGGCTCACCGTGGAAGCCCGTCCAGATCGTCTCCAGGACGGGGTGCGACACGTCCAGCCCGGTCAGGTCAATCAGCTCGAACGGCCCCATCCTGAGGCCGAGGACGTCCCGGGCGATCCGGTCGACGTCCACCGGTTCCGCCACGGCCTCGGCGAGGATCTGGAGCGCCTCGGTGGCGAGCCCCCGGCCCGCGTGGTTGACGAGGAAGCCCGGGGTGTCGGGCGCGATCACCGGCGTGTGGCCGAGGCGCCGGACGAGCGCGGCGAACCCGTCCGGGATCCAGCCGGCGGTGCGCGCCCCCGGAACCACCTCGACGACCTTCATCAGCGGCACCGGGTTGAAGAAGTGGAGGCCGGCCAGCCGGGACGGATCCACCAGCGCTGCACCGATCGCCGTCACGGACAGGGAACTGGTGTTCGTGGCGAAGACCGTCTCTTCGGGCGCGTACTTCTCCAACTCGGCGAACAGCTCGCGCTTGACGGCCAGGTCCTCCCGGACGGCCTCCACCACGAGGTCGCAGCCCGCCAGCGGCGTCAGCGGATCGCCCACGGGACGCAGCCGGGCACGCGCGGCGTCCGCTTCGTCGGCGGTCATCCGGCCCTTCGCGGCGAGGCGCGCGAACATCGCGCCCACCTGCTCGACGGCCGTCGCGACCGCCTCGGGACGCGCGTCGGCCAGTTCGACCGTCACGCCGCCCGCCGCCGCCCACTGCGCGATGCCGCGTCCCATCGCGCCGGTACCGATCACGCGGACCACCCGCACCCGCTCCGCCCAGTCGGTCATGGCCGCCTCCCTCGCCGTCCCTTCGGCGGACGGTACCCGAGGCGGAGCCGCGCATCCCTAGGCGGGCGGCGTCCAGGACGGGTCGCGGCCCGACAGCGCGACGAGCCGGTCCAAACCGGGGGCGTCCGGCGGGACGGGCACGGGAGCGCCGAACACGCCGAGCGCGCGGAACTCGTCCGGCAGGGACTCCAGCAGGCCGATGCAGGCGGTGACGTCGGCGGCGTCGGCGGTGTAGGGGAGCCGGACGGCCCGCGCGAGGTCCCAGCCGTGCAGGACCAGCTCGTTCAGCGTGTGCGTCCCGGCGAACGCGGCGGGGACCTCGCGTCCGGCGAGGGACGTGACGCCCTCCCACGCCGCCGGGTCCGCCCACGCCTCGGCGAGGATCTTCAGCCGGGCGGGGACGCCGCCGCGCCAGTCGGACCGCAGGCCCGTCCCGGACGGGTCGGGGCGCGGTCGTTTCCCGGCCGTCGCCGTCAGCCGCAACGCCAGCGTGTCGAAGTGCTCGATGAGCCCGGCGACGGACAGGCCCGCGCAGGGCGTCGGGGCGGTGAGCAGGGCGTCGGGCACTTCGGCGAGCAGCGTCGCGGCGCGGGCGGCGGCGGTGTCGAGGGTCATGGGGGCTCCCTCCGGACGGATGGACGGACGAGACCGGTCTACCCGCGTGCGGAAGATCATCCCCGAAAATGTCGGTGGCGTCTGCGAGAGTGACGACATGGAAGCAGAACGTGAAGTCATGCAGGTGGCGGCCCCGTGTTGTCACTGTCTGACAAGGGCCGGTTCCGGTTCGTATCCGCAGGTGAGGGGGTGATTGCGGGCATGGAACGCGTCGCTATATAAAGCGGGCTCACGTAGGTCGCGTTCCGTGTCGGGCCGGAGCCTGGGGCGACACATAAGCTACTGGCGAGTAGTATCCAGGGACCCGGATGAAGTCCAGTCTGTCCGCGAGCCCTACGCTGACAGCCAACGCCCGTACCGCAGGAGGACGGAACAGTGTTCTGGGTCACATTGATAATCGGGATCGTCGGTGCGGCGGTCACGCTGGCGCTCGCCGGGCGCCGGGTCCTGTTCCTCTGGAAGCTGTTCAAGAGCGGTCAGCCCGACCCCGAGCGCGTCCTCCAGGTCAAGCGCGACCCGAAGGCCGACATCGAGGGCCAGGTCGTCGAGGTCATGGGCCAGCGCAAGCTGCTCAAGTGGACCATCGCCGGAATGGCGCACTTCGCGGTCATGTGGGCGTTCATCCTGCTGGCGACCGTCTACCTCGAAGCGGCCGTCGCGCTGCTGTTCGGGCTGGACGCCAAGATCCCCGGGCTGCAGACCTGGGCGCCGATCGGGTTCGTCCAGGACACGATCGCGCTCGCCTGCACCCTCGGCCTGGTCGTCTTCGCGATCATCCGGATCAAGAACTCGCCGAAGAAGCTGGACCGCAAGTCCCGGTTCAAGGGCTCGCACACCGGCGGCGCGTGGGTCATCCTCTTCATGATCTTCAACGTCGTCTGGACGATGTTCTTCTTCCGCGGCGTCGAGTGGGCCAACGGCAACCTCGACTACGGCAAGGGCGCGTACTTCTCCTGGCTCGTCGGGCAGCCCTTCAAGGGCACGAGCCACGACACGCTGGAAGTCCTGGAGTCGATCGGCCTGCTCCTGCACATCGGCGTCGCGCTGGTCTTCCTCGTCATCGTCGTCAACTCCAAGCACCTGCACATCTTCATCGCGCCGCTGAACGTCATGTTCAAGCGCCGTCCCGACGGCCTCGGCCCGGCGCAGCCGATGATGAGCAAGGGCAAGCCCCTCGACTTCGAGGAGGCCGACCCCGACGAGGACACCTTCGGCCGCGGCAAGATCGAGGACTTCACCTGGAAGGGCTACCTCGACATGGCGACCTGCACCGAGTGCGGTCGCTGCCAGTCCCAGTGCCCCGCGTGGAACACCGGCAAGCCGCTGTCGCCGAAGATGGTCATCCTCGAACTCCGCGACCACGCCTTCGCCAAGGCCCCGTACCTGCTCGCCTCCGAGGAGGAGCGCGAGAAGTTCACCGACGAGCAGAAGACCGCCATGCAGGTGGACAAAGAGCTCGTCGGCGAGGACGGCGTCATCCACCCGGACGTCCTGTGGTCCTGCACCAACTGCGGCGCCTGCGTCGAGCAGTGCCCGGTCGACATCGAACACATCGACCACATCCTCGACATGCGCCGCTTCCAGGTGATGATCGAGTCCTCGTTCCCCAGCGAGGCCGGCGTCATGCTGAAGAACCTGGAGAACAAGGGCAACCCGTGGGGCATGTCCGAGATGAAGCGCCTCGAATGGATCGAGGAGCTGGACTTCGAGGTCGAGGTCGTCGACGAGAAGCTCCCCGAGGACACCGAGTACCTCTTCTGGGTCGGCTGCGCCGGCGCCCTGGAGGACCGCGCGAAGAAGACCACCAAGGCCGTCGCGGAGCTGCTGCACATCGCGGGCGTCAAGTTCGCCGTGCTCGGCCCGATGGAGGCGTGCACCGGTGACCCGGCCCGCCGCCTCGGCATGGAGTTCGTCTTCCAGATGCTCGGCCAGCAGAACGTCGAGACGCTGAACGAGGCGGGCGCCAAGAAGATCGTCGCGACCTGCCCGCACTGCTTCAACACGCTCGCCAACGAGTACCCGCAGATCGGCGGGAACTACGAGGTCGTCCACCACACCCAGTTGCTCGCGCACCTGGTCGAGGAGGGCAAGCTCACCCCGGTCACGCCGATCGAGGAGAACATCACCTACCACGACCCCTGCTTCCTCGGCCGGCACAACAAGGTCTACAAGCAGCCGCGCGACATCATGGCGACCGTCCCGGGCGTCAAGACGCAGGAGATGCACCGCCACAAGGACCGCGGCTTCTGCTGCGGCGCGGGCGGCGCGCGGATGTGGATGGAAGAGCGCATCGGCAAGCGCATCAACACCGAGCGCGTGGACGAGGCGCTGGAGACCAACCCCGACACCGTCTCGACCGCCTGCCCGTTCTGCCTCGTGATGCTCGGCGACGCCATCAACGAGAAGAAGAACGAGGGTCTGGCGAAGGAGTCGCTGGAGGTCGTGGACGTGTCCCAGCTCCTCATCCGCTCGATCAAGGGCGAGAAGGAGCCGGCCGCGGCCGAGTGACCTGCCTGACGGCCCCGGTTCCGCACGCGGAACCGGGGCCGTCTTTATTTCAGGGGCGCACGGGGCCGGAGCCGGCGTGGGCGGCGACTGCGGCGATCTCGTCCAGGTCGGCGGGGGCCAGGGTCAGCGCGGACGCGCCGATCCAGCCGTCCACCTGCGCGGGACGGCGTGCGCCGACGATCGCGCCGGTGATCCCGGGCCACGCCAGCACCCACGCGAGGGCGACCTCCGTGACGGACGCGCCGTGCCGGGCCGCGACGGGACGCAGCGCGTCCGCCACCCGCAGGTTCGCGGCCAGGCCGGACGTGAAGTCCGGGTGTGTCGCGCGCCAGTCGTCGGCGGGCAGCGCGGCGACCCGGTCCGCGGAGAACGTCCCGGTGAGCAGCCCGGACACCAGCGGCGAGTAGGCGATCACCCCGGTGCCGTGCGCCCGCGCCCACGCGACCTCGTCGGCGGCGGACCGGCGGACGGCCGAGAACGGCGGCTGGATCGCGTCCACGTGCGCGATGCGCTCCGCCGCGTCCAACTGCTCGACGGAGTGGTTCGACAGGCCGATCGCGCGGACCTTGCCCTCGGCCTTCAGATCGGCCATGACTTGCCAGTACTCCTCCAGCGGCGTCGCGTCCGGGCCGATGTCGCCGGACGCGGAGCCGACCGTCCCGAGCGGCGTCCCGGTGTCCGGCCAGTGGACCTGGTAGAGGTCGATGCGCTCCACGCCGAGCCGCCGCAGCGAGTCCTCCAGCTCCCGGCGGACGCTCGCCGGCTTCATGCAGCGAAGCGGCGGGGCCAGCGGGTCGGCGGCGTCCCAGACGAGCCCGACCTTCGTGAACAGGAGCGGCCGGTCGGCCTCGGGCAGGCCCGCGACGGCCTTCCCGACGATCTCCTCGGAGTGGCCGAGCCCGTAGACGGCGGCCGTGTCGATCCAGTTCACCCCCGACTCGACCGCGTGCCGGATCGTCGCGACGGACTCGGCGTCGTCGGTGGCGCCCCACCCGAACCCCCAGCCCGTCCCCGCGACCGCCCACGAGCCGAAGCCGAGACGGCTGACGGTCATGCCGGTCGTTCCCAGTTGTGCAGTGCTGACCACGGAATCTCCCTTGCCGGAACGGACCCCCTCAGCGTGCTCCGCGCGGGACCACCCGGCCCAGTGGCGGCCCGTGCCTGGGCACCGCGCGACCACCTCGGCGATACTGGCCGCATGGCACTGGACAGACGGACGGAACTCGGCGCGTTCCTCCGGTCCCGCCGCGCGCGGCTCCGTCCGGACGACCTCGGTCTCCCCGGGCACGGCGGGCGCCGCCGCGTCCCGGGCCTGCGGCGCGAGGAACTCGCGATGCTGGCCGGGGTGAGCGTGGACCACTACGTCCGGCTGGAGCAGGGCCGGACGCTGCACTTCTCCGACGCCGTCCTCGACGCCGTGGCCCGCGCGCTGCGCCTGGACCCGGCCGAGCGCGACCACCTGCACCGGCTCGCGCGGCCGTCGTCCGGCACGGCCCCGTCGCCGCAGGAGGTGCGGCCGGGGCTGCGGCGCCTGCTGGACCAGGCGGGGGACGTGCCCGGCTACGTCCTCGGGCGCGACCTCGACGTCCTCGCGTGGAATCCGCTGGCCTGCGCGCTGCTCGCCGACTTCGGCGCGCTGCCGCCCCGCGAGCGCAACCTCGCCCGGCTGATCTTCCTGGACCCGCGGCTGCGCGACCTCTACGTCGACTGGCGCGGCAAGGCCGGGGACGTGGTGGCGTTCCTGCGGCTGGACGCGTCCCGCCGTCCGGGGGACCCGGCGACGACCGCGCTGGTCGAGGAACTGTCCGCGCTCAGCCCCGACTTCCGGACGCTCTGGGCCGAGCACCGCCTCAAGGACAAAACGCACGGACGGTACGTCTACCGGCATCCCGTCGTGGGCGAACTGGAACTGGGCTTCGAGACGCTGCGCCTGCCCGACGACCCGGACCAGGCGTTCATCGCGCACACCGTCGAACCGGGCTCGCCGTCCGAGACCGCGCTGCGCCTCCTCGCGAAGACCGCGACGGGCCGCTGATCAGGGCTTGCGGGCGACGACGCCGTACTGGGCGACGAGCGGGGGCTCGACGCCGTCCCGGCGCTTCGGGGCGCGCCAGCGCGAGCAGGACACCAGACCGGGTTCCTCCAGCTCCAGGCCGTGCAGGAAGGCGGCGACCTGCACGCCCGTCCGGGCGCGGAGCGGCGGTTCGGCGTTGCTGTTGAAGAACTCCATCGCCTCGGTGTTGGCGTCGCCGCCGAGTTCCAGCGTCGGGTGCGTGATCGCGACGTAGGAACCGGACGGGACGGCCGCGACGAGATCGTCCACCACGGCCTGCGCCTCGCCGTCGTCCAGGACGAAGTTGAGGATGCCGAGCATCATGATCGCCACGGGCTCGTTCAGCTCCAGCGTGCGGCGGGCCCGGGCGAGGACGGCCTCGGTGTCGCGGACGTCGGCCTCCATGTAGTCGGTCGCGCCCTCGGGCGTGCTGGTCAGGAGCGTCCGCGCCTGCCGCAGGACGAGCGGGTCGTTGTCCACGTACAGGACGCGGGCGGCGGGCGCGACGCGCTGCGCGACCTCGTGGGTGTTGTCGGCGGTCGGCAGGCCCGTCCCGAGGTCGAGGAACTGCCGGACGCCGCGCTCGCCGGCGAGGAACCGCACCGCGCGGCCGAGGAACGCCCGGTCGGCGCGGGCGACCTGGACGATGCTCGGATACATGCGGTAGACGCGGTCGCCGACCAGCCGGTCCGCGGTGAAGTTGTCCTTGCCGCCGAGCCAGTAGTTCCAGACCCGGGCGTTCTGCGCGGTCTCCGTGCGCAGGTCAGGCTGCTCGTTCGCCATGCAGGTCATCATTCCCCACCGGCCGCGCCTCCACCGGCCGCGCGGGGACGCGCGTGACGCGGTCGAGGAAGACGGCGAGAACGACGATGGCGACGGCGCCCTCGAACCCGGTGGCGGCGCTGACGCGGTCCAGGCCCGTCAGGACGACGCCGCCGAGCCCGCCCGCGCCGACCAGCCCGGCCGTGACGACCATCCCCAGAGCCGGAACAACGATCCGGTTCGCTTCCTCGGGGTCCGGCCGGTCGCGCAGCCCGGACTCGACGAGCCGCACGGCGGCCGGAAGCGCGAACACGGCCGTGGCGACGACGCCGGGCGTCGTCCCGATGCTGAACAGGAACGCGGCCGGAACGAGGTAGACGAACACCGGCACCGAGGGCACACCGTCCAGGACGGGCCGCACGACCCGCTTCGCCGCCGCGTACCGCGCGACGACGAGCCCGATCGGCACCGCGACCGCCAGCGCGACGACCGCCGAGACGGCGACCAGCGACAACGAGTCCATCGCGGGCCGCCACAGCCGCATGCCGTCGATCAGCGCGAACCCGGCGAACGTGAACAGAGCGAGCCGCCAGCCGCGCGCCGCGTACGCCAGCGCGGCGAGCAGCGCGGTCAGGACGAGCGGAGGAAAGAACGCGAGAACGCCGCCGAGCCCGTCCACCAGGTCGGTCACGACGGTCGCGAACCCGTCGAAGAACACGCCGCCATGAGCGACGGACCAGGACGCGCCTTCAGCGAACCACCGGCCGACCGGAACGCGAGGAACGTCCCGGCTCAAAACGGTAGTAAGGCGGGGGGCTGAACAACGCATCGCTCGAAACTACTCGCCCCGGAGAAGCGGCCGTCAAACCTCCGTGCGGTGGAAGTTCAGATACGACCGCGACGGCGTCGGCCCACGCTGGTTCTGATACCGCGACCCGTACTTGGGCGACCCGTACGGGTACTCGGCGGGGGAGCTCGTCCGGAACAGGCACATCTGCCCGATCTTCATGCCCGGCCAGAGCTTGATCGGCAGCGTGGCGACGTTCGACAGCTCCAACGTGACATGCCCGTTGAACCCTGGATCGATCCACCCGGCCGTCGAGTGCGTGAGCAGCCCGAGCCGTCCGAGCGAACTCTTCCCCTCCAGCCGCGCGGCGAGATCGTCCGGCAACGCGAACACCTCGTACGTGGACGCGAGAACGAACTCACCCGGATGCAGCACGAACGCCTCA
Proteins encoded in this region:
- a CDS encoding proline/glycine betaine ABC transporter permease, which translates into the protein MFFDGFATVVTDLVDGLGGVLAFFPPLVLTALLAALAYAARGWRLALFTFAGFALIDGMRLWRPAMDSLSLVAVSAVVALAVAVPIGLVVARYAAAKRVVRPVLDGVPSVPVFVYLVPAAFLFSIGTTPGVVATAVFALPAAVRLVESGLRDRPDPEEANRIVVPALGMVVTAGLVGAGGLGGVVLTGLDRVSAATGFEGAVAIVVLAVFLDRVTRVPARPVEARPVGNDDLHGERAA
- the dcd gene encoding dCTP deaminase gives rise to the protein MLLSDRDIRAEIDAGRVKIDPFAPEMVQPSSVDVRLDRYFRVFENHRYPHIDPAIEQADLTRLVDVESDEAFVLHPGEFVLASTYEVFALPDDLAARLEGKSSLGRLGLLTHSTAGWIDPGFNGHVTLELSNVATLPIKLWPGMKIGQMCLFRTSSPAEYPYGSPKYGSRYQNQRGPTPSRSYLNFHRTEV